Genomic segment of bacterium:
TATTGGTGCTTAAAGACGAAAGCATTATGGATAAAGCTATCTCCAAGCCGGTGTCCTCGGTCTGGAAAAGACTCGATGTTTCAATACTACATAAGCTAATACTCGAGGATATATTGGGCATTGATGCTAAAGCGCTTGAAGAAAAAAGGAATCTTTACTACATTCGCGAGCCTGAAAAAGGATTTGAATACATGGAGAAAGACCCCGATGTTATTGGCGTTTTCTTCATGAATCCTACGAAAGTTTCCGAGGTAAAGCAAATAGCTAATTTGGGCGAAAGGATGCCTCAGAAATCGACTGATTTTTATCCCAAATTGGTGTCGGGACTCGTTATAAATAAGCTGAGGTTCGCGGATTAAATACACATAAAAGGCATTTTCTGAAAAGTTCTTTTTATAATTCTGGAAGGAGGAGTTATCGAGGTATTTACTAAGAGGTAGGTTTTATGGCACTTCCTGAAATAGCATATCCTGAGCCTGGCTGGCTTTCACGCTTTGCCGGGCGACGCGAGCAAATAGCTTTCGTGGACAGAATCCTTGAGAGCATAAGGAGGGGAGTTAAATTGCCCATCATTCAGGTGGTGGGTGAGCCTGGCGTGGGTAAAAGTTGGTTTCTGCAATATCTTAGGTATCATTGGCGGGACAGGGTTGATGTTCCCGTGCTCATAATACGAATGACCAATCCTGCGATGAGCCAGTGGGACAAGGCTATTGACGCTGTTTACACGAGGTTGATAACCCGTTGGCGAGCCAACCTCCCGTTAACCGAATTCGTCCTCGGCAGAATAGCTCATCTGAGAGGGGAGAAAATCGATAGATATATGACTTACTTTTCAAGCCTGAAGTTCCTTCCAAACCTTGAGAAACCCGGTGGTGACACATGGCTGAGAAGGATACTTGTTGAGCATGGGGTTGAGGTATTCAGAAAACTGTGGGGGTTCGATTGGGGTAAAAAATTCATATCGATGTCTCCACAGGAGCTTACATGGTATCTTCCACAGGTTTTCGGCATGGACATAGACCAAGCGCTGAGAAGTATCAGAATGCGGGCACTTGTGCTAATGATAGACGATGTTGAACTAAATCCTGAAGCATACTTTAACGCACTAAGGCTCAAACAGAACAGCAATCTCGTTCTGGCTATTATGGCTATGCACAAACCTAAGCCAACTGGCGGAATACCTGCAGAGATAATTTTCCTTGAGCCGCTGCCACAGCTCGAAAGGCGAGCCTACCTCTACTCTCTTGGCATAGAGCGGCGCCCATCGCAGAAAAAAATTCAGCGTAAATTCGGAAAAACATCAATAGAACTTGCTCTCGGGACGATAAAATACAAAAAGCTTCTCGATAAGAACCCTGCGTTAAAAAGGTTTATTGGGTCGATATTGGTTTGCCACAGACCCTCGCTCGACACCGTTCTTACGCTTTCCGAGGAGCAGGAGGCGGCAATAGATTTTTTCAGCGAGCCTGCATTCGTTGATACTCTTGACAAACCCGATAGGTTGCCATGGCGTGTGCTTATGCATCCTGTGGCGAAAAAGTGGTTCATAAAAGAGCTTGGTGGGCTACCATATTTTGACAGAGTTGCTGGTGACGAGCTTAACAGGCTTTCTATGTTTGCCAATCACGATTTCACCGCGGGAATACCCATGGTGTATTGGTATTTTCGTGATGCTGCCGCTCGATGGGCTATTGGGGATGCCGTGGATGCACTCTTTGCTGCTGATAGTATTGCTGAAAACACTGGCTACACGCAGTTCAAAGCTTTGCATAGGTTTTTGCTCATTGACCTTGTAAGACCCCGCTCCGACAGGGAAAGAATACTTAATTTCGCGAGGCGAACTCTTCTCTGGCGCGATAAGGAGAACGATACGATAGATTTATTAGTCGTGGCAAAGTGTTTGTTGGAGGCTGGTCGTTATCTTTCCGCCAAGATAGTAGCTAATGAGGTTTTGAGGCGTTTTTCGAAGATGGTCCTTGATAGCGGAGGCAAGCACTCAGTAGCAACGCTTCTCAGGGCTGAGGCCAACAGGATACTTGGAGTGGCGCTCGCTAAACTTGGTGACTTTACCACTGCGGAAACAGCCATGAGCAGAGCTCTTGATGCTGCCGTGGCTGCTTTTGGTGTGTCGCCTGCACTTAGTGATGAAGCGTCTTTAGAGAGAATAGCCATATTGACTGATTACTGCAGGATAGCTGCCGATAAGAAAGATTTTTCCAAGGCGTGGGGTCATGCTTCAAGTGCGGTCAAGCTTGCATTAGGAGTAATAAAAGGTGCTGAACACAGGTTTCTTCCTGTTATACTTATGGCTGGTGACATAATAAATCTTATCTCTCGACACAGGTTGTGGACATTTGCGCCTAAGGAGGTTCTCGATTGGCTCGATAAATTGGGTTCGATTCTGGTTGACAGATGGCGGGTATCTGGTGTGGATTCTTTTGCTGTGCTTTTGACAAGGATACTTTTGGAAAACGCAAAAATACTCGTAGCCGAGGGGAATTATCGTCTTGCGGAATCGAAACTAAACATACTCGAGGACAGCTTACCGATAATGGGCGAAATGTATCATTGGCGCGCTGATTTGTGGCGTAGCACTGCTGTCGAACTGAGAATATGTCGCGCTGACCTTAATGCTGGGCTGGGGAATCCAGAAAAATCGTATAAACATTGCAAAGAGGCTATAAATACCCTGAAATCCTGGGACATGGATCATAAACATGCTGAGCTTTTATTCAAAGCAAGGGTTATAGGCGGTCTTGCGCTCGCGAGACTTGAGAATTTCGTAGAGGCTTATGATTGGCTCAAAGATGCTATTGAAGTGTGGGAAAAACTGCTTATCGAAAGGAAAAGTGACCTTGAACTTTTCGAATTTCTTGCTCTTTGTGCCGATGCCTATCACGAGCTTGCGAGGATAGAGTTTGAACGCAAGAATATAGATAACACGATAGAATTTGCCAGAAAAGGGCTTCAGCTCAGGCGCAGATTAATGCAGATTTCGAGGATGCCCGATATGTATCTTCAAACCACGAAACTTTACACGCTCCTGCTTGAGGCATTAAGGCAAAAGAAGTTCTCGGTCGAGCTAAGGCAAGTTTACAAAGAAACTATAAAGGTTCTCATTGAGACTTGCATGATTAATCGAGAGCATGCGGCTAACTGTCGGAAGATAGGCGAGGAACTTTTCTCATTCGGGCTCGAACTGGTAGCTGACCCATCGTGCAAAAACGACCATGAACTCATGTTGGTTGTGCTTTCGCTATACCCGCTTCTTGAAAAGGAACAACTAATAATGGCTGCGGAGGGACTCGCTCAGAACCTTAGAAAGAAGACATTGCCCGAGGACCTTAAGATGAGATTGACCCAGATAATGGACCTCATGCAAAGAAGCGAATAAATAATATGGGAATTGTTGCAGAAAAACTTCTTAAGCTTAGGGAGCAAATCGCCAAAAAGGCTTTGGACTGTGGACGAGACCCCGATGCGATAACGCTGGTGGCTGTGACCAAGCTTGCCGATGTTTCCGCGATAAAAGAAGCTTATGATGCAGGCCAGCGTGATTTTGGCGAGAATTATGTCCAGAAAGTATTGCCTAAAATGGCGGCATTGCCCAACGATATACGGTGGCACTTTATTGGGGCTGTTCAGAAAAATAAAATAAACAAAATCCTCGGGAAATTTGTTTTAGTGCACAGTATTGATTCCCAGAAAATCGCTGATGCTATGAATATTCGTGCCGAAAGGTTTGGTCTTGTGCAGGACATTTTGATTGAGGTAAATACCAGCGGCGAGGAAACCAAGCGAGGGATTCCGCCTGAAAAAGTTTATGAACTCGCGATGCACATCAACGAGAATTGCCCCAATCTAAAACTTTTGGGGCTTATGACGATGGCGCCTTACACCGACGATAGAACCGTGATAGAACGCTGTTTCAAGGGGTTAAGGAACTTGAGGGATGAGCTTGCTAAATACGGGATTGAACTCCCGCATCTTTCAATGGGCATGACCAACGATTGGGAAATAGCCATTGAGTACGGCGCCACTATATTGAGGATCGGAACAGCGATATTTGGGTAGCTATCTATTCGGATTACAATCAAGTTCGATTTATAATAACCATTGTATAAATTAAGATTCGGTTTATTCTATCACTTCCTCATCCTCAGCTCGCCAGGCTGGGTCCACTATGCACAGGAATACTAAATCTGACCCGCCAGTGTTTTTTATCAACTGGACGGCATTGGGCGGGATATAGATAGTCTCTCCCTTGTGAACCTTTTCCACTTCGTCGTTTATGTGCATTTCTCCTTCACCTGAGATTATGTAATAAACCTCACTACTTCTTAGCTTGTGCTGGTATGTTGAATTTCCGGGTGTAACTCTTGCTATCGCGAGACTGTAACTTATTGCCAGGTCTTCTTTGTGCGGGTTTAGGAGCTCTTTTAATAATGAGTTATCATTAGCCACTATCTCTTTGCAATTTTCAGGGTCTTTTACAATCATTTTCCCTCCCGGGGGAATAGCTTTTCAAGCATTGATTATTTCTTCATCACCGAGCAGCATGTGAGCTCATATTTTATTTCGAGTCCGAGTGATTCCGCCTCTTCTACTGCTTCCTCGGAGAACAGTGCGATCCGGTTTATTCCGGCTCTTAATGCCCATTTCTCCAGCGTTCGCCTATATATGCCCCGTGGTCTTGCGCAACCCAGCGAGTGAGGTATGTCTGGGAACATTTGGCGTCCCTCCACAATAACCGAAAGTGCATCCTCAAGGGGAACCGGCAACATGATGTTTGACATCGCCACGTCTGGCATAAGTACTACGAATATGAGTATGCTAACAGGGTATTTTGCCAGCATTTTTAAGGCTTTGTATTCGCCTACTATTTTGCCTGACAAACCTATTATAATGTGTGGAGCTACATTTAATCCCTCGCTGTAAAGAGCTTCCAATGCTCTGTGAACCACCTTGATTCCGGGTAGATTAAGTATGTTTCGAACAGCCCAATCGTCGCCGACTACATCAACAAGAACCTGATCAACACCGTATTGTTTTAGCATTTTTGCAAGCTCAGGAGTAGCGAATCCGCTGTGCGCTGAAACAT
This window contains:
- a CDS encoding YggS family pyridoxal phosphate-dependent enzyme — translated: MGIVAEKLLKLREQIAKKALDCGRDPDAITLVAVTKLADVSAIKEAYDAGQRDFGENYVQKVLPKMAALPNDIRWHFIGAVQKNKINKILGKFVLVHSIDSQKIADAMNIRAERFGLVQDILIEVNTSGEETKRGIPPEKVYELAMHINENCPNLKLLGLMTMAPYTDDRTVIERCFKGLRNLRDELAKYGIELPHLSMGMTNDWEIAIEYGATILRIGTAIFG
- a CDS encoding cupin domain-containing protein; translation: MIVKDPENCKEIVANDNSLLKELLNPHKEDLAISYSLAIARVTPGNSTYQHKLRSSEVYYIISGEGEMHINDEVEKVHKGETIYIPPNAVQLIKNTGGSDLVFLCIVDPAWRAEDEEVIE
- a CDS encoding ATP-binding protein, translated to MALPEIAYPEPGWLSRFAGRREQIAFVDRILESIRRGVKLPIIQVVGEPGVGKSWFLQYLRYHWRDRVDVPVLIIRMTNPAMSQWDKAIDAVYTRLITRWRANLPLTEFVLGRIAHLRGEKIDRYMTYFSSLKFLPNLEKPGGDTWLRRILVEHGVEVFRKLWGFDWGKKFISMSPQELTWYLPQVFGMDIDQALRSIRMRALVLMIDDVELNPEAYFNALRLKQNSNLVLAIMAMHKPKPTGGIPAEIIFLEPLPQLERRAYLYSLGIERRPSQKKIQRKFGKTSIELALGTIKYKKLLDKNPALKRFIGSILVCHRPSLDTVLTLSEEQEAAIDFFSEPAFVDTLDKPDRLPWRVLMHPVAKKWFIKELGGLPYFDRVAGDELNRLSMFANHDFTAGIPMVYWYFRDAAARWAIGDAVDALFAADSIAENTGYTQFKALHRFLLIDLVRPRSDRERILNFARRTLLWRDKENDTIDLLVVAKCLLEAGRYLSAKIVANEVLRRFSKMVLDSGGKHSVATLLRAEANRILGVALAKLGDFTTAETAMSRALDAAVAAFGVSPALSDEASLERIAILTDYCRIAADKKDFSKAWGHASSAVKLALGVIKGAEHRFLPVILMAGDIINLISRHRLWTFAPKEVLDWLDKLGSILVDRWRVSGVDSFAVLLTRILLENAKILVAEGNYRLAESKLNILEDSLPIMGEMYHWRADLWRSTAVELRICRADLNAGLGNPEKSYKHCKEAINTLKSWDMDHKHAELLFKARVIGGLALARLENFVEAYDWLKDAIEVWEKLLIERKSDLELFEFLALCADAYHELARIEFERKNIDNTIEFARKGLQLRRRLMQISRMPDMYLQTTKLYTLLLEALRQKKFSVELRQVYKETIKVLIETCMINREHAANCRKIGEELFSFGLELVADPSCKNDHELMLVVLSLYPLLEKEQLIMAAEGLAQNLRKKTLPEDLKMRLTQIMDLMQRSE
- a CDS encoding radical SAM protein; amino-acid sequence: MKAETLKAQSGLLGVSDELAKKIRQSAQISWQNLGKKITFYLPGMFNLYGLTGKYPAISVTGHHCDLNCKHCKGKLLRSMVPCASPKKLLKLASKWRGEGIEGVLLSGGSTLDGYVPLQRVLPAIPILKEMGFYVSAHSGFATPELAKMLKQYGVDQVLVDVVGDDWAVRNILNLPGIKVVHRALEALYSEGLNVAPHIIIGLSGKIVGEYKALKMLAKYPVSILIFVVLMPDVAMSNIMLPVPLEDALSVIVEGRQMFPDIPHSLGCARPRGIYRRTLEKWALRAGINRIALFSEEAVEEAESLGLEIKYELTCCSVMKK